The following proteins come from a genomic window of Acinetobacter baumannii:
- the mraY gene encoding phospho-N-acetylmuramoyl-pentapeptide-transferase has product MLLWLFEQLAGYHSSFQVVRYLTLRSLLSVLTSLTIGLVLGPIMIRKLQALKYGQAVSSFAPENHAKKMGTPTMGGILILLSIGISTLLWADLSNPYVWIVLGVMVVFGAVGWADDWIKIRYKDNAGLPARKKFFWTSVASLGAGIALYLIATQQSNAEYTANMLDLLIPFFKNLSIPLSIVPLGLAFIVFTYLVINGASNAVNLTDGLDGLAIMPVVMVATGLGVFAYLSGDIRFANYLHIPYVKYTSELVVICSAMIGAGLAFLWYNAHPAQVFMGDVGALALGAMLGTIAVMVRQEIVFAIMGGVFVMEAVSVFLQIGSLRMRNKRVFLMAPLHHHYEKQGWKETQVVIRFWIITIMLVVLGLMTLKLR; this is encoded by the coding sequence ATGCTGTTATGGTTGTTTGAACAACTTGCGGGCTATCACAGTTCGTTTCAGGTTGTTCGTTATTTAACATTACGTTCTTTACTCAGTGTATTAACGTCACTGACCATTGGTTTGGTTCTCGGACCAATCATGATTCGTAAATTACAAGCGTTAAAATACGGTCAGGCAGTAAGTTCGTTTGCTCCTGAAAATCATGCTAAGAAAATGGGTACACCGACCATGGGTGGGATTTTAATTCTGCTCTCAATTGGTATTAGTACTTTATTGTGGGCTGATTTATCTAACCCTTATGTTTGGATTGTACTTGGTGTAATGGTTGTGTTCGGTGCGGTTGGCTGGGCAGATGACTGGATTAAAATTCGCTATAAAGATAATGCAGGTCTACCTGCCCGTAAGAAGTTTTTCTGGACTTCTGTCGCATCGCTGGGTGCTGGTATTGCGTTATATTTAATTGCTACCCAACAATCTAATGCAGAATACACAGCAAATATGCTGGATTTATTGATTCCTTTCTTTAAGAATCTTTCAATTCCGCTTTCTATTGTTCCTTTAGGTTTAGCATTTATTGTATTTACCTATTTAGTAATTAATGGTGCCTCTAATGCGGTTAACCTAACTGATGGTTTAGATGGTTTAGCCATTATGCCAGTGGTTATGGTAGCGACGGGCTTAGGCGTATTTGCGTATTTATCTGGTGACATTCGTTTTGCCAACTATTTGCATATTCCTTATGTGAAATACACTTCAGAACTTGTGGTGATCTGTTCTGCCATGATTGGTGCGGGTTTGGCATTTCTTTGGTATAACGCACATCCGGCGCAAGTCTTTATGGGTGATGTGGGCGCTTTAGCTTTAGGTGCAATGCTTGGAACCATTGCCGTTATGGTTCGCCAAGAAATTGTATTCGCAATTATGGGCGGTGTTTTCGTTATGGAAGCGGTATCGGTATTCCTGCAAATCGGCTCATTACGAATGCGGAATAAACGCGTATTTTTGATGGCACCTTTGCACCATCACTATGAAAAACAAGGCTGGAAAGAAACCCAAGTAGTTATCCGTTTCTGGATTATTACGATTATGCTGGTTGTTTTAGGCCTAATGACCTTAAAATTGCGCTAG